The Centroberyx gerrardi isolate f3 chromosome 13, fCenGer3.hap1.cur.20231027, whole genome shotgun sequence genome contains the following window.
GAACatgtttttgggtttttttttgctctgattTATGTTAAAGCTCACACTTGTTTTCACATGTTGATCCACCTGCAGGCCCTTCCTTCTGATTCATAAACTCATCTGAGGCAATGTTGATTTAGATAACCGCTGATGTCTTGCAAACATTCCAAATTATCATGAATTTGATTGAAAATGCTGCTTTTCTCAAACACAAAGAGCTACACAAGCCTTCAGTTCAATTTGCAAGCGCACAATAGCAGCATTTTCTTGATAAATGAGCAAAGTATAAACAGATGAAGTTAAGTTGAGCATCCTCTCTGCATTGTTTAAATCTATAGTTGGCCAAGAGCTTCACTTCCTCAACTTGAGGTTCGGTAACTCCTGCAGATCCAAGGTCCAACCTGCCATTATCATCCTTAATGCATGAAATGTACGTCAGGAAAAACAAATAACTGGAACAATTATTTCTGCGAAAACCACACTATTTGCGGTACAAATTCCTGGTACTTGGTGGATTAAAGTGCCAATTCTGATTATGTGGCTTGATTTTCTCACCAGTGTTGCTTTCATTAACTGGCTCTGGTCTTTTCATTCCAGCAGGTCCTCCAGTTCTCTCCGGTTGGTCTACACACTTGCGGTTTAGGGCCATTCCTGTCATGCTGCTGCGACAAGGAGCGGAAATATCTgtttatatattaaaaaaaaaagtggttgcACTTTTCATTCCATCTTCACTAGTAGTTATAAACATCGTAAAACATATTTTGGGGTTAGGGCtttgaaaaaacacatcagGGAGAAATatataaagacaaaaaattTATCTAAAAAAGAGGTGTTGAGGAAAAGAAATGCTACCCCAATTTTCACTTTTCCTCTTGTAACTGATGTGAAACTCATGTTAATGTTAAGTACTATTGAATTTGCCTGCATCCAACCTGTGCCTTTGATGTTGGGGTGTCAGGTttaaaggtttaaaattaaaaaaaaactgttgaagtgatttttttctgcACACCTACTGTAAATAGAAAGTCACAGTCAAATTGAAACATTAAACCAAAGAGAAAAGATGATTGTTTTCATTGACAAAAAGGCAATAGTTGCCCTGGACCAGGACCCAGATGCATACATCGCTCACATCACTCAGTATTACCTCTAAAATAGTCAAACCAAAACTGAAATAACATAGGCCGACTTCTGTGTTACCTCCAAAGTCTTGCAGTCATGGTTTACTAACAAACTTCAAGAGGTGGTGTTGCTTCACTGAAACAGTGTGCAGGAAGTTGTGGGGAGTGtcgtctgtttctttttcttttctgggaTTTGTGTCTCCTGGGGAAAACAACCACTAAGTCTtcatgcatgtaaacactctGGAAGAGGCCTTTCCTGCTCAATATATATGTATGATATTcaggaaaagaaatgagagcATGTGGCCTTTTctgtggacacttttatcccaAAGTGCAATGCAATACCATGAGTGCACACATGGTTAGCGGGAAGCAAACCCCTCACCCTGGCAGGCTCGGTGTCCTGCTCACTGGGCTGCGCAGTACCACCATTATTGTTCATAACAAACACTAGACCttcagtatatactgtatgtcatattGGCTGCAGATCAGAGCTGGGATCTGCTGGGCGGGCATAACTCAAACAAATATCATTCTTGAATTTCCTCATTATTTCTGGTCCTGGAAAAGTAGATAGAGCAATTGgagagtttatttccaaaaacgccacatatcgctgttgtcatgtggaaACCTTGGAACTCCAATTTTTCATGTTGCAACTTTAATTTAAAGCAAAACTCCCTCAGATACTCAATgtgtcatcaatctgtgatgctcaGTGCTTTCCAGGAATTTAGATTTAGGATTAGATTTCTGTAcggtgatttcctacatttcccagaatgcccttcaacaacccccagagaacgggcctggACTTGTTGTATTCAGCTGGGTTTTACttgtaggtggagagacagCAATAACAATTGCAATAGCACAGTAAGAGCAAGACAGCGAGAggttttccagtcgagaaaaagcgagagtcgTGCTCCTTATTGATTCgttggctgcattgcattctggtctattgaggctgctgtcagtggagaaattggtctctctgcctcttctacgatggatttctccttgtatgattgttgaaccttggtgcaaaatggtgagtctacaAAGAAGCTCTTACTCTTTGATTCAGatggactgacaccaaaacctgttGACGTTGATGTGTTAGATTGTTTAAATTTTTTCTCCTGTTAAacttcattgtagctgcactggaaatatctgaaCGTGACATCATGCTGTCTATGCTTGGCCAGGtttccatgggaataagaaacatacatcaccaaacaacaacatgggTCCCGGAGTGCAAGGTTCATCCCCGAGAGCTATTTTTTGActatgttaaagtgttttagggtggatgttTGCtttaaggattacatgctcctctaggGGTTGACAAAAGTCTACGACCCTTGaccttatgaaaccctttcggAATcaattggataaactgaaaaatgcgtGGTggccaagctaaaaacaaggctgtttttcttagttcctgaaaagttgacatattgcacatgcaaggttttcacccaacagtgacgatatacatttttagaaaataACTCATTCCCTTCATTTAAATattagaaaatataaaagaggATCCACTCTGTGAGAGTGTTGAGTGTAATTTGACCAAACAATAAGTTGCCTATTATCCTTCAAGAAgtgctttcatttgttttatgtatttattctttGCTATTGATCATTTTAAAGATAAAGTAGCAGTCACACTTTTCACATGATAGATATCTCACTTTAGTACAAAACTCTTCATAAAACATGAATGGTTGGTGCTGAGCTAGTGTATAATGGATTGTGCATGTAAAGAACCTAATTAATGTAATTTATGTATTAGCATGACAATGATGCTGCTGACAATGATGCTTTTAATCTTCAATATGTTCTGTTTATTGTAATCTTATCCtcttctttgctgctgcaattgCCTGTAGGGaacttatcttatcttatcttttcttttcttatcttatcttggaGAAATAATGAACATCCATACCTCTGaaattgtttatgtttattcaGCAGTCAATATAGAATGTtagataaaacattttttggcaCAGTTGCTCAATGATAATAAGCTGTCCTGTTTCTGTGTGGTAATCTAAATAAATATGCAAACCATAATTTACTTcccaaataaatacacataatcCACAATGAAGATGCACCGCATCCACCTGCACTGCATCTTCTcagaaaaaaggaacaaaaaaaaaaaaacaacataatttatTGTACTTCAGGCAAACAGTTGCAATGGGTTTAAACCAAATAAAGATTGGTGATGGTgaaaattatttgaaaaatatgcttcataattcATTTCAGCAGCTTGTTTTTTCTCCTATGTTCTACTAGGCAATACAATAAGGAGGCATTTGATGGGCCAGTACAAGGCTATACTGTGGGCTTGGGATCAGAGTAATTCATGGGTTTTTATGGACGGACTCAAACACAATTCCAAATCCCACCTCTACTTCATAGTTAGTATTCAGCAACAAAAACATGCCACTACTTATTACTGagattatttttctctttcacactttGCCTCAGATTACATCAACGACTGGTGGTGTTAAAAAGCGAGTGTAAACTTCACAAATTACATCCAGagacaatacatttttaagcTGTTTTATCACCTGGAACTTGAGACATGTTTATAAATCTTTGTCTGTGAATTAATCATGGGTTTGAGTTGACTCGGTGTGTTTTGGCAATTCTTTGAGGAAAATAATTCCAGAGGATTATGGGTAATACTAACACTGGGTCGTTTGGGAAAAGTAACGAAAAAAAAGACTGATTCTAAAAATGAGAATTTCCTGGAATGTGACGAGTTATCTTATGGAGAGCAGATGGGGAggaatgttttcatgtttttctaaATCTATGTTGAAAATATATAGTTACTATGTGTTTTGATTGAAGCAGGGCCTTGTTGTTAATCATCTACACAACATTAATATACAATACACAACAATTAAAGGTGGGTATCAAACCTGAAGCTATATAAAATAATTTTTTCATCTTCAAATTCTTGTCAATGACACTTGTTCTTTTCCCTGTGTAATAACACTGCAATCACTTCAGTAACAGTAATGCATACAAGTCTGACATCTGGCAAAGTCATGGCGTATCATAACATTTGCCGCCAAAAATTCAAAACACACTTATATCAGctaaatttctggggacaagtgGAGCAACAACTGATCACATGATATTATTTTTAGgccaatgtgataaattattagacgtaggtcaccaaactgtCCTGCACAGAACTTGCTCCAGTGCTTTATTTCAAATATAAATGGCTCCCAAATAGATTCCTAGCAGTTTTTGCCTTTGATCTCACTGAAGCTAAGTCATGGTGAGCGGCTTACCTTGCCTTGGCCAGTTAACGCCCATGCGTACAATAGTGGAGTAACAGCAATAATCTATTCCGCTACTCATCTGAGTCTACTGCATGTACTGTAATATCACAAACATCATGTTGCTACATTGTTGTTACACTACAATTCACAGTGTTACTACACAGATAGAAAAGACCATAAAAACTTTCATTTGGTATAAACAGTCATTCTCTGTGTCCCTTTACACTGAATCAACACACACGCAGCACTTGCTGTCGCTGTGATTTGGTTCCAACTTACTGGCGACAGACGCCAGCGATGCAAAGTCCGCCTGCTGAGAAGGCCGCCAGGGAGCAGCCATAAATATATTCCATCCATTTCCTCCTCCAGTTTATATTCCATAGTTGCCCCCTTTGTCTTTCAACAGTATCTTTGTTGAACTCTTCGTAGAGAGGCTGAGAGCAGCGTGCGTGTCGGTGGAGGCGCCGGTCGCTGGGTCATACGCAGCCGCACGCCTGCGCGGACACTTCCTGTATCGTGTGGTAGCGGCTCATGTTGTCCAGGAAGGAAATGTCCTCTTCGTAGGCGATGGGCCGGCAGCAGGGCCCGTTGCTCACCTTGTCCTTGCGGCCCTTCTTGCTGAAGCCCGTCCGCCTCATGCGCTCCATGGTGATGTCGTAGTTGCGCCGGTGGCCCGTGCATTTGCCGCTGCAGTAGCGGAACAGCAGGGTCTCGTCGCTCTCGTAGCCGAGGCCCAGCTCGCTCACGGTCAGCTCCATCTCCCTCAGGGAGCAGGGCTTGGGCCTCCTGGCTCTTTTAGTCCTTCGGGCCTGGCTCTTGTCCAGGCGCCGGCTCTTCCGCCTCTTCCTGTCCAGCAAGGTCCCGACCACCTGCTGCAGCTCGCCCTCCGTGAAGCTCTGGAACAGCAtggagactgagggagaggagaggaattaGAGGGGTGTGCAATAGGGAACAGTGGGATGATTGAGTTTGTGATGCATCATCTTCTGTTCAATCAGAAATGTAAAGAGGGCTGAAGGTTGACGGGCCATTTTGCAAGCACACATTTCTGAAAGTAATGAATGTCAGAAGAAGGCTGCGTTTCTCCTGGTCAATTACTGTGACCATGACTGAACAAGACAAGCCTTATCACTGGCACTATGATAATAAGCCTTAGCATTCTATGAAGCTAATATAAATGACAAATGCACGTCAAGGAGGCACTTTTGGGCCATGCTGAAGTGTATTCCTCCAAAGAGAAATGAGTAAATCAGCCTCTCTTGAAGGTTTTAGTGGTTCTAACCTCCCACCTATGGAGAGTCAGTGAACTATGAGGTGTTAAATGACTGCAGGTTATTGGGAGACATAAAAACTTGTTCTATAAACAACCGAGCGCGGGCACTAAGCCTTCTGTCTGAGCCCAGGCAACCGGTTCACACGACACCTTATCTAAGACCAGACAAGGGGATTGCTAAAGGAGATAGTAACAGTTTATCTTACACTCTGAGAGGAGAGAGTTCACGCTGCCTGCCGACCGGGTTCTCCGGTGAAGGCCACCCATCGCCTGGGACAACGACGTCGACGATGGCAAGGATGGTGATGATGAGGGCGACGACGGCGGCGGCGTGCTCACGGACGGCGATATCGATAACGATCTCGATGAGGATGGAGATGCGTGAGGATGTTTTGTCCGAGGTTTGAATTGTCCAACGGTGGCCATGTTTCTAGTGAGGAGGATGGACAGTGCTGCACCACAGAGCATGAAGGCAAAAGTAGCACCTTTCCATAACTTCATCTTAGAACGTGGAGGAGCATTGAAACTCTGTCGAGAGAGGCAGAACGCACACATCAGACACGTTAAAACAATGTTACACCTTCAATAACGTAAACTGTCTTTCTCCTTCGGGTCATGAGCTGCAGCACGTTCCAAGTAACTTAACCCCATGTGAGCACGACTGCTAAAATAATCAGGCAGAGGGATTTTCACCTCGTCACATTACTGCAATCCCAGCGCACAGATAGTACAATGCCTTAATTGTTATCTTCTGTGACTTTCCACTTCTGTGACCTTCCATGAAGCCGCTTCTCTCAGTTGAAGTTTCCCCAACAGGGCTTTCATGTTACCGTCAGTTTACTTTCCCTAATTCTGCACTGACACTGCTGTCAGCTCATTTTCACTCCTAAGTGGGTTCATGAGCTGCAAAAACGACATCGCTTGTTGACATATGAGAATGTAGGGTGTGTTTCATGCATATCACTGCTGTTGCGGAATAACCATGCAACTGCAAATTTTCTttttaacccttaccctaaacttaaacctaaccctaaccctaaccctaaccctaacccttgaaACCTCTTAAAACcgacaaaatatcaaaaatactTCAATAAGAATAtaagcatttttttcttcattcctgaaaaacaaacattttttacaGACATTGTCCAGCGATATGCTTttaagagggggggaaaaaaacaattcccTGACAGGAATCCCTTGACCACACCTATTTGCTATGCTAGTATGGCGGGGCCTCATACTCAGtgaacatgtgtgtttgtgcgcccCTTTATCttactccccctccctctcagaATGCACTGAGCCACAGCAAGGCACTAAAGTCAATTTGGAAGAATTACGccatattttctctttctttgttgtcATGCCACAGGTATTTGAGAGGTTTTACAAGCTCACTACTTtgtatttttcatatcatgTCATGAGCTAACAAAACATTTCCCCAGACCCGGAAACGGTATACTGGCAGTGACTAACAGCAAATCCAGACCGGCCCTCCAAAGTGTTTTGCCAGACTGGAttctgtactgtacatgtacgGGCTGCTGTGTACTTGGCTTGTTTAGAGTAGGACAAAATGTCACATGTCTTTGTCTGTTCCAAtagaatcagttttattgggCAAGCATGTTTGCACATAGAATGGATTCAGCTTGGTGGGTTGCTTCCTGtaggtcacattaaacataaaaccACACAAAAATATAGAAAGTAGGAGAAATTTGGTTCTCTGGTTGAACCCCACTGATTGCACCGCAGTcagtaatagaaaaaaaagaaatatatacagatatagagAGTATTGCATTGGGTCTGAGCGTTTGGGATGccgcaggggaaaaaaacaaaaaggctgTACCCATGAGTTGGAATGATATAAACAGAGTATAAACAGGTAGAACCGGTCTATGAGTCAAAACTTAAACATCATTCATAATTCCATATGGGTTTGACACAGTAAGCAGTCTGTGAACAACAAAGGCAGCTTGCTTAAAGGAGGCACGGTATTCATTTGAAAGTCAAACATTTCAGCTAACAACCTCGCTTTCATACACAGTCCATGTAAATCAGATGTGGAGCTGCGGCTGCTGCACAGCGTTATCTGGTACCCGGCTACACACGAACGTCTGATGCTCGTTCTTCATTCTTATAATTAATTGCCGCACATGATAGATACCCGCCTCAATGGAAACTCTCATTTTGTTTGGTTCAACACCAACTTCTGTCTCCCAAGACTGTAGTTTTCTAGCTCTAAATATGATAAATTCTAAATTTAACAAGAGCCAGTTTGTTATGATATATGGCGAACGATGAGATCATTGTTTTCTTATGCTATTAATAGGTCAGTTTGGGACAATTACTCATCCTCAAAGTTAGCTGCTTCACAACACCTCAATACGTCAGTGTCTGGGGCCTGTTAGCTCTGTTGCTCA
Protein-coding sequences here:
- the LOC139920676 gene encoding uncharacterized protein LOC139920676, which translates into the protein MKLWKGATFAFMLCGAALSILLTRNMATVGQFKPRTKHPHASPSSSRSLSISPSVSTPPPSSPSSSPSLPSSTSLSQAMGGLHRRTRSAGSVNSLLSEFSMLFQSFTEGELQQVVGTLLDRKRRKSRRLDKSQARRTKRARRPKPCSLREMELTVSELGLGYESDETLLFRYCSGKCTGHRRNYDITMERMRRTGFSKKGRKDKVSNGPCCRPIAYEEDISFLDNMSRYHTIQEVSAQACGCV